GTTTTCCAAGTAGTGCTGCTAGTTTAGTGTTAATCACCTCGCCCTTTTTGACTGGGGTAGAATCCTTTGAAATCCAAATTGTTCCTTGGTCAATCTTTGTTGGAATCTTTGCTTCTTTGAACTCTGTAAGCATTGGACCTGGGGCAATTCCAGTGTTCTTTGCTGCAACAACAACATCCATGCTTGCAATATCTCCACCTCTTGCTGGCATCATTACTTTGTTTTTTGCAAGTAAAAGATTCAGTTTCAGTGGTGACATGTTTGTGAAAAGTAACATGCATTGTCCCTTTAGCTGCTCAATTGTTTCTTTGAGTCCTGGAACATCAACTTTTGATAATGCTAGCTTTGCAACTTTATCTTTGATTGCAACAAACTCTACATCATCTTTTAATTTTTTTCTGAGTGGAAGAATTTGTGATGCTCTAACTTTATCCATCTTGATTAGTGCAAGAACTTTGTATTTTTTTGGAAGCTCTTGAAGCTGCTGATACATCTGTGCTTTTCTTTTAGGATATTGGGTTCTATTCTCATGCATTCTTCTTCTTCACCTGTGGTACTTCTTTGACAAGTTTTCCCATTGTTGTTTTAATCATAATTTTTTTGATGTTCTTGTCACCGCTTGGTAATTTTTTCTCAATTGTGTTAATCACAGTGTGTGCATTTACTGCTAGGTCTTTGTTATCCATTGTCTCATCTCCAATTTTGCAAGACAATGACAATGATGCTCTCAGTCTAACTCTAATTGATGATCTGAATCTTTGCAGGAATGATTCAATTGGTGCATTAAATGGAACAGGTGTTGGCATCTTTCCTCTTGGACCAAGAATTTGTCCGAGTACCTTACCTACAACTGGCATGAGTTGTGTATCTGCCAAAAAGAAATCATAACTATTGATAAATTTACGAGAAGCTCTCTTGTCTGCTCCCATCTTGTTTAGCTCATCTTCATTTACAACTCTGTCTGCTTTTGCATTTTTTGCCTTGGTTCCCATGTCACCTTTTGCCAATACGCATACACGAGCTGGTGAGCTAGTCTTTGGAAGCTGAATGGTCTCATTAAGCGAGAATCCTTTCTTTACATCAATGTCTTTGAAGACCATTATCAGTTCTACTGCTTGAGTGAACTTTCTGTCCTTGTCGCCTTCCTTGGCCTTTTTAATCATTGATTCTAACTCTGCATCAGAAACCAT
This is a stretch of genomic DNA from Thermoproteota archaeon. It encodes these proteins:
- the rplJ gene encoding 50S ribosomal protein L10, translating into MHENRTQYPKRKAQMYQQLQELPKKYKVLALIKMDKVRASQILPLRKKLKDDVEFVAIKDKVAKLALSKVDVPGLKETIEQLKGQCMLLFTNMSPLKLNLLLAKNKVMMPARGGDIASMDVVVAAKNTGIAPGPMLTEFKEAKIPTKIDQGTIWISKDSTPVKKGEVINTKLAALLGKLDIKPVEAGVSLESALEEGLLYKKEELVIDIEAIRNEFAQAHQEAISLSIEAAYVTPENVSQILAKAAQSARSVSVESGYMTDETKEQILQKAHAHAQGLASKAKDYKPA
- a CDS encoding 50S ribosomal protein L1 — encoded protein: MVSDAELESMIKKAKEGDKDRKFTQAVELIMVFKDIDVKKGFSLNETIQLPKTSSPARVCVLAKGDMGTKAKNAKADRVVNEDELNKMGADKRASRKFINSYDFFLADTQLMPVVGKVLGQILGPRGKMPTPVPFNAPIESFLQRFRSSIRVRLRASLSLSCKIGDETMDNKDLAVNAHTVINTIEKKLPSGDKNIKKIMIKTTMGKLVKEVPQVKKKNA